CTATTATGTACTTTGCTTTGAGGATATTTAATTTCTATGGGGAAAGGGCAGAGCAGGATGATTTGGGGAGCTCCTGATCTTATTGGGTTATCTGATGTTGCATATCCAGATGATCATACTGTCActgtgtattattttttcttttagcaattcATACTACTCATTTATTCAGCATTATGATTACTCTAGTTGTATATTCCAAAGAAGTGCTTTGGGTACGGTGTCCTTTTAATGCTCTGATAAGCATTTTGGGCAGCGAgaggaaaaatgaattaaaagacacaaagtcTGGCTCAGGCTGAGAGGACTGGAAAATGTGGGCTCTAGATGAATCCAGACCAGAGatctaatcccagctctgtcaatTAGAAGCTTGTGAGCTTTTAGAAATGtgcaatttattcattttgaagtGAGTCTGCTAAACCCCATCTTGTAGGAATTTTGGGGTATAAGTACTGTCCATAAAAAATATGGCATACTAAGTAGGAAATGCTGAGTCTGTCATAAATGACAGTTACTATAGTATGTGTTTTTacacaaattattaatttttaattttcctaacgatatattaagaaacaaaattaccacatcttgaaaatatttgggaCAATTTAAGCCTATGCAAGTTCTTTGAATGTAGCCGCCTTTTTTCAAGAAGGTTTTTAGTGAACTCATTCTGGCTTATATTGATCACTGCATTTCATGTGATGATTTTAAACCAAGAAAATACCACCCTGTAAtcagaaaggctttttgatgCAGTAGATAACATAGAATATGAAGTGCACTAGAACAAAACAAACGGCAGTCTCAATAACCTAAATAAATCCAGGTATCCTTTATTTATactaaaagaaataggaaaaggaaTTAGGCAAACCAAGAATTAAACAacttttacatttctgtttttccttttctttctcgtCATATTATGATGTCAACTATTTTACTGTGGAGTTCTTAAAATTCATATCAAAATCCATTTTCTATTACCATGTTATCTAGTTCTGAATTACAACGAAAATATGTtgtgtgattttgttttattaataccCAAACCGTAACTTTCAAATTGGTTAAACGGCCATGAATGTGAGAGCTATGTTTTTGATAACTGTATAATCTGAAGCAAAATAAACCTTCACTTAACAGAAACAATCTTGAAaattgacaaagaaataaaacataaatctaCAAGTTACTCATGTATaacaagacaaaagaaagaggtatATCTTGTTCCCTCCGGCCTCTACTATACTGCAGTACTTAGAAGGCTCACTACTCTCTTCTAACATAAAGCGAAAATTCTACTTCAGACCTCCCTAGAAATGGGAGGATCTGTAGGATGTGGCCCCATAAGGTGCCCTGGCCAAGGGAATAGTGCCAGTTCTGCCTTAAGCTCTCAGTCTCAATGCTCTCTCTACCTCATCCATCAAAGCGTCTTCATACAGATGTGGGTATAAACCAGGACTGGTTTTATTGCTCTTGGCCAAAACACGCAGGACTTTCATCTTGGTGGTTTCAGCATGGGCTCGTGGACCCCACAGGAACTCATAGCGTGGAGGATCACTGTTGCCCACCTGCCGGTAAACCACGTACTTATCTTGCACCAAATCTTCAGTAATGAGCTTCTGGGGATCCCCATAGATTGGGTGTGTCATCCCAGCATAGATCCCCAAACAACTCAGGAACTCCCAGACCTCCTCTTCAGTGGCACGGTTGCCCTCCATGAAGATCACACACAGGACTGACATCAGGAGACCCGACTTCTGCAGCCCGTTAGCATCATTCAGAATTCCTTCACTGGAGAGACCCAGCTTGCTAACAAGGGTGTAGGACTCGCCGCTGGAATCCATTTCTTTCAATTCAACGCCAAAGGCCACTGCCAAACGTTCAGAGGTTGTGTTGAGGATCTCAGGGAAGTAGTGCTTGTAACGTTTACCAACACGCTTCAGCATGTCTGCCTTCAAAATGGACTCTTTCTTCTCAAACTTCTCCTGCAGCAATTGCACCAATGCGCACGCCTTCCTCTTTAGAGGATCTTGGCTTAAGCGCTTAAAAATGATGGCTTTCTGTGAGGCTCTTAGGCTTTCCTCATCTTGACCCTTGGCAGCCACATCATATTTTGAGCCTGAAATACCTGCAACAGGAAAGCCAGTGGGTGAGGCTCCCTGAGACTCCTGAGAAATGAAGGCATCAGGGGAGGTGCTCGGACTTTTCTCATCTTGACCCTCGACAGCCACATCAAATTTTGAGCATGAAACACCTGCATCAGGAGAGCCAGTGGGTGAAGCTCCCTGAGACTCCTGGGGAATGGAGGCTTCAAGGGAGGTGCTTGCACTTTTCTCATCTTGGCCCTTGGCAGCCACATCAGATTTTGAGCATGAAATACCTGCATCAGGAGAGCCAGTGGGTGAGACTCCCTGAGACTCCTGAGGAATGGAGGCTTCAGGGGAGGTGCTTGCACTTTTCTCATCTTGGCCCTTAGCAGCCACATCAGATTTTAAGCATGAAACAACTGCATCAGGAGACCCAGTGGGTGACACTCCCTGAGATTCCTGAGGAACGGAGGCATCAGAAGACCTACGACGAGTCCCCAGACAATCGTGagaagaggatgaggaagagTGGGACTCTTCTTGCTTCTCTGCAGTGGCCTGGGGACCTGTGAGACCCTGCGGCTGACCATGGGTCTCCTGGCGTTTCCCACGGGCACGGAGCTTACTCTTCTGACCCCGAGGCATGATGGCTGAGTGTGGGTAAGAAGACTGGGAAGGCTGGTACCTGGATGGGAGAGAGTGATGTCACGTCAATACCTTCGGCTGAGAGTGACCATCTTGGCTTTAACTAGCGCCCCTTCTGCAGGTTTCTGCAAAATAACTGCTCTAGGAACCCACACGACTCCTGTTCTCCTGATCAGTTTGTCTCCTTCGAACTCAGGAGGAAGTTAGAGTATTAGGCTCTAGAATGACAGCCCATTTTGGGGCTTATTGAGGTGACAGCACCGGCTGGCAGTGGATGACCTTCTGTTCAGGGGTCGGATCCTCTCTGTTTACATTCAGGATCATCATTAAAATTGTTgacaagggccgggcgcggtggctcaagcctgtaatcccagcactttgggaggccgaggcgggcggatcacaaggtcaggagatcgagaccatcctggctaacacagtgaaaccccgtctctactaaaaaaatacaaaaaactagccgggcgtggtggcgggcgcctgtagtcccagctactcgggaggctgaggcaggagaatggcgtgaacccggggggcggagcttgcagtgagccgatatcgcgccactgcactccagcctggggcacagagcaagactccgtctcaaaaaaaaaaaaaaaaaaaaaaaaattgttgacaaGACCCAGAGGCCCATTTCCCTGTGCCGCTCTGAAATTGACACTAGGAATTTTTACAATACTAACCAGCAGGAAATAAGGAAGCACTTCTGCCCAACACTTCACTCTGGGGACACGCAGACCGCCTAGGGCTGACAACAGCAGAGGCATTTTAGTGCTCTTCCTGTTATAGTGAGAACGGTCCTCACGGTAATTAGACTCCTCACCCTGACTCTTCCCACAACCTGGAAATCGCCCTCACTGACCTGCTGCCATCTCCTTACAGGCAGGGGCCTACCTCTCTGACTTTCACAGGGACAAAGTGAGAATGCACCTCAGTCTCTAGAGACCTGCCCAGACCCCCAGGCTAACGTCAAGGGCAGAGTTCGGTGCAACCCGTTATGGTACATGGAGTTCCCTCAATCCTAAGGAGGGTCCTCTTAACTATGTAGGGTCTGAGATTTCTCCCTCTACTGACCTACGTCCACCAGCCTTGGACCGAGGCCTTCATGTTCTACAACATGATGGAAAAAATGAATGGACTTTGGGCCTAACAGCCATGCTTGGGGACTCCTCCGGGACCAGCTCGGGGCAGGTTGGAGCAGGGCTCTGTGGAGCCGCCATTTTTAGGGGGAAGGGGTTGAAGTTGGGGAATGCCCCCCCAGTTCTAGGTCAGGATACCCACCAAGACAGCTGAGAAGATCTGGGACACCTCCTTCCGCTGACGTGACACAGCACTTTTCAGACTGAGGCGTCCTGCTCAGACCCCTTTCTAGGTGGAAGTCAGGAGGAACCACTTCCGGCCACGCCCACCTGGCCCTCCCAGCGTAACAGCAGCTGCGGGGCTCTGTGACTCCCCCTTGTGTTCTGTGGGTGCAGCAGATTGCAGGGAAGTCACGTGAAGTTCTTTCAGGGGCTTTTCGTGGACACTTGGACTTCTCTATCTGTTGAGCTGAATCAGTCAACCTGAGATAGATGCTCTCATTCCCTGAGAGTTCAGAGTAGGAAGTAAGGTGCAGCCTGAGCCCAGAAGCCATGCCGGGACCTTCCAAGACTGATGGTAGGGGTGGGGCTCTGTGGGACCCCCTTTTTGTAATGAACTTTGCCCTCATCCCTTACTCAGTGTCGTGGCTTCATTCTTGCCATGCCCCCTCTAGTGACTTGAGGACACCCTCTCAGACTAGACTTCAACTTCCTGAGACTCCTCATGTGAAATGCAGTTACACCTCACCTGGCCACTACTGCCTGGGGCCTCCTAAACCTGGCTGTGGCTATTAAGTTGTGATGCAAGATCAGGGAATGAAGGGAGATTTGGGGGGCACTCTTGTCTCTTCTGATGTATGGAGCCCCTCAGTCCTCACTCAGGGTCCTCACATTGACTGCTGGcagtgtctcagttttctccattttctgaTGTAAATTCATCCCCTTCCTCTGACTAGATCCTGTAAAATTCATAAGGAGAAAGTGAGAGGACTTCTTAGCCTGACAACTATGTCTGGGACTTCTCTCTTGGCTGACATCAGTGTCTGTATTCAACACTTTCATGAGTGAATTTCTACTATTATCTTGTgtgactcactgcaatctttgctaTCCTAATTTAGTCCAttctttatattatattaaaataatacgaATTTAAAGGCCAGTCTGCTTCCACTAAAGAAGTTTCAGGTGGTTATTAGCATAGTGTCTGGATTCATACTTCTTCAGCCTACCCAGAAGTTTTTGCTGTCCCAATATTACCCCATGGAACTGGCACATAGGGTCTGAGTTCCTGACTGAATTTCCTTtagataagcagaaaaaaaaaaatgcattgtgcAATGGCACAGCGAAGGAAGCAAAGACCAAAGttttaaagctttttctctaGCCAATTCCGTTATCTGCCTCTATTGTAGGCTACAGACCTGTCTCTACTTCAGTGCATGCCCCTAGCTGCCCACACACCAGTTCTTG
This genomic stretch from Chlorocebus sabaeus isolate Y175 chromosome X, mChlSab1.0.hap1, whole genome shotgun sequence harbors:
- the MAGEB6 gene encoding melanoma-associated antigen B6 → MPRGQKSKLRARGKRQETHGQPQGLTGPQATAEKQEESHSSSSSSHDCLGTRRRSSDASVPQESQGVSPTGSPDAVVSCLKSDVAAKGQDEKSASTSPEASIPQESQGVSPTGSPDAGISCSKSDVAAKGQDEKSASTSLEASIPQESQGASPTGSPDAGISGSKYDVAAKGQDEESLRASQKAIIFKRLSQDPLKRKACALVQLLQEKFEKKESILKADMLKRVGKRYKHYFPEILNTTSERLAVAFGVELKEMDSSGESYTLVSKLGLSSEGILNDANGLQKSGLLMSVLCVIFMEGNRATEEEVWEFLSCLGIYAGMTHPIYGDPQKLITEDLVQDKYVVYRQVGNSDPPRYEFLWGPRAHAETTKMKVLRVLAKSNKTSPGLYPHLYEDALMDEVERALRLRA